A stretch of the Clavibacter sp. B3I6 genome encodes the following:
- a CDS encoding Na+/H+ antiporter NhaA encodes MTALIRSERIAAGLLLLAALVGLVVANTPAGPGLIAWADGHLALPAIGVDLSLRHWVSDGLLVVFFFIVAVELKHEFLAGGLNSVSAALVPAIAAVGGVIVPAGVYLAITAGSGFERGWPVPTATDIAFALGVLAVFGRGLPAAVRVFLLALAVLDDLIAIGIIAVFFTEDLAIVPLVVAVVGVVLFAVVGRLGVGRTGAVRVAVVALLVLIALVTWWATLSSGIHATIAGVALGFALPRLSGLRAAHALEPLSNGIVLPLFAFSAALVAIPAVGLAELAPAFWGIALALPLGKLVGITAGGLLGAWVARRRGSAGGLAVPDLVTVSLLGGIGFTVSLLMSELAFAGLDEVRDEGTLAVLLGSGVSIVAAAVTLSIRSRRARRDGASADGDDDATRDDFPAHVDGGPARA; translated from the coding sequence ATGACCGCCCTCATCCGCTCCGAGCGCATCGCCGCCGGACTCCTCCTCCTCGCCGCCCTCGTCGGCCTCGTCGTCGCGAACACGCCCGCGGGACCCGGCCTCATCGCCTGGGCCGACGGCCACCTCGCGCTCCCCGCGATCGGCGTGGACCTGTCGCTCCGCCACTGGGTGAGCGACGGCCTGCTCGTCGTCTTCTTCTTCATCGTCGCCGTGGAGCTGAAGCACGAGTTCCTCGCCGGCGGGCTGAACAGCGTCTCGGCGGCGCTCGTCCCCGCGATCGCGGCGGTCGGCGGCGTGATCGTGCCCGCGGGCGTCTACCTCGCGATCACCGCCGGCAGCGGCTTCGAGCGCGGCTGGCCCGTGCCGACGGCCACCGACATCGCCTTCGCGCTCGGGGTGCTCGCGGTGTTCGGCCGGGGCCTCCCCGCGGCCGTGCGCGTGTTCCTCCTGGCGCTCGCGGTGCTCGACGACCTCATCGCCATCGGGATCATCGCGGTCTTCTTCACCGAGGACCTCGCGATCGTGCCGCTCGTCGTCGCCGTCGTCGGTGTCGTGCTGTTCGCCGTCGTGGGCCGCCTCGGCGTCGGGCGGACGGGCGCGGTGCGCGTCGCGGTCGTCGCCCTGCTCGTCCTCATCGCCCTGGTGACCTGGTGGGCGACGCTCTCCTCGGGGATCCACGCGACCATCGCCGGCGTCGCGCTCGGCTTCGCGCTCCCCCGCCTCTCGGGCCTCCGCGCGGCGCACGCGCTCGAGCCCCTCTCGAACGGGATCGTGCTCCCGCTGTTCGCGTTCTCCGCCGCGCTCGTCGCGATCCCCGCGGTCGGCCTCGCGGAGCTCGCGCCCGCATTCTGGGGCATCGCGCTCGCGCTGCCGCTCGGGAAGCTCGTCGGCATCACCGCGGGCGGGCTGCTCGGCGCCTGGGTCGCCCGCCGTCGGGGATCCGCCGGCGGCCTCGCCGTACCCGACCTCGTGACGGTGTCGCTCCTCGGCGGCATCGGCTTCACCGTGTCGCTGCTCATGAGCGAGCTCGCGTTCGCGGGCCTCGACGAGGTGCGCGACGAGGGCACCCTCGCGGTGCTGCTCGGCTCGGGCGTCTCGATCGTCGCGGCCGCCGTCACGCTGTCGATCCGCAGCCGCCGCGCCCGCCGCGACGGCGCCTCCGCGGACGGGGACGACGACGCCACGCGCGACGACTTCCCGGCGCACGTCGACGGCGGTCCGGCTCGCGCCTAG
- a CDS encoding MazG family protein produces the protein MSEPAAPSASASGSHAADDTAAADDAAAVAELAASMGVLRAPDGCVWNRGMTHRSLVPYLLEESHELVEAIETDDVPGMREELADVLLQVVFHADIARTEGEGFGLADVARTATEKMVRRHPHVFGDERADTVEDVLRVWGAAKDREKAARTSVLDGIPTGLPSLALADKLLGRAERIGLLDGDAPPAIPVEDEDDLGRLLLAVVVSARSRGLDAERALRTTLRSLSEEIRASEPVRDGAGGAVEPAADDAGAAGGSPSAGRSA, from the coding sequence ATGAGCGAGCCCGCGGCGCCGTCCGCATCCGCATCCGGATCTCACGCCGCCGACGACACCGCAGCAGCTGACGACGCCGCGGCCGTCGCGGAGCTGGCGGCGTCGATGGGCGTCCTCCGCGCCCCCGACGGCTGCGTCTGGAACCGGGGCATGACGCACCGCTCGCTCGTCCCGTACCTCCTCGAGGAGAGCCACGAGCTCGTCGAGGCCATCGAGACGGACGACGTGCCGGGCATGCGCGAGGAGCTCGCGGACGTGCTCCTGCAGGTCGTCTTCCACGCCGACATCGCGCGCACGGAGGGCGAGGGCTTCGGCCTCGCCGACGTCGCGCGCACCGCGACGGAGAAGATGGTGCGCCGCCACCCGCACGTGTTCGGCGACGAGCGCGCGGACACCGTCGAGGACGTGCTGCGCGTCTGGGGCGCGGCGAAGGACCGCGAGAAGGCCGCGCGCACGAGCGTCCTCGACGGGATCCCGACGGGCCTGCCGTCGCTCGCCCTCGCCGACAAGCTGCTGGGGCGGGCCGAGCGCATCGGCCTGCTCGACGGCGACGCCCCGCCCGCGATCCCGGTGGAGGACGAGGACGACCTCGGCCGCCTGCTGCTCGCGGTCGTCGTCTCCGCGCGATCCCGGGGCCTCGACGCCGAGCGCGCGCTGCGCACGACGCTCCGGTCGCTGTCGGAGGAGATCCGCGCGTCGGAGCCCGTGCGCGACGGGGCGGGCGGCGCGGTGGAGCCCGCGGCGGACGACGCCGGAGCGGCCGGCGGATCGCCCAGCGCGGGCCGGAGCGCCTGA
- a CDS encoding TetR/AcrR family transcriptional regulator: MAAPDPHRRDDLLAHILDHLRTHPLQSVTFRGLADALGESTFVLVYHFGSKERLLEAAMDAIDQRQAEMVEGDPRAIRSDQLREWATRAWSWRLTDVNRDFQRLEFEAALLRSRDGVVRPHAIASVTAWRRFGLEWMLAHGVPEDVAVDTADLLQAGSYGLQFDFVISGDRDRAMRGFEALIDAFTPRIEPWLDLAAAEAAAAAAAAASGAPEGPPAA; encoded by the coding sequence GTGGCAGCTCCCGATCCGCACCGTCGCGACGATCTGCTGGCCCACATCCTCGACCACCTCCGCACGCACCCGCTCCAGTCGGTGACCTTCCGCGGCCTCGCCGACGCGCTGGGGGAGAGCACCTTCGTGCTCGTTTACCACTTCGGGTCCAAGGAGAGGCTGCTCGAGGCCGCCATGGACGCCATCGACCAGCGCCAGGCGGAGATGGTCGAGGGCGACCCCCGCGCGATCCGGTCCGACCAGCTGCGCGAGTGGGCGACCCGGGCCTGGAGCTGGCGCCTCACCGACGTGAACCGCGACTTCCAGCGCCTCGAGTTCGAGGCCGCGCTCCTCCGCAGCCGCGACGGCGTCGTGCGTCCGCACGCCATCGCGAGCGTCACCGCGTGGCGGCGCTTCGGGCTCGAGTGGATGCTCGCGCACGGCGTGCCCGAGGACGTCGCGGTCGACACGGCCGACCTCCTCCAGGCCGGGTCCTACGGCCTCCAGTTCGACTTCGTGATCTCGGGCGACCGCGACCGGGCGATGCGCGGCTTCGAGGCGCTCATCGACGCCTTCACTCCGCGCATCGAGCCGTGGCTCGACCTCGCGGCGGCGGAGGCGGCGGCCGCGGCGGCCGCTGCGGCCTCCGGGGCGCCCGAGGGGCCGCCCGCCGCCTGA
- the hisS gene encoding histidine--tRNA ligase has product MPQQITPPRGMRDFLPAEKARREQALAIIRRTYRAHGFDEIETPVVEESGRLHAGLGGDNEKLGYSVLKRGLSGDDLHAAADSGDVLALSDLGLRFDLTVPLARFYASHRAELPGVFRSIQAAPVWRAERPQKGRYRQFMQCDIDVIGEAGQLAEVELISATAATLAALGLTGCTIRVNDRRLLAGILDFCGFAPDRQAQALISIDKLDKIGAAGVVAELAEDGADAAAVLGGILERIEPALADGGVPMNIEAITGILPAGVDPDAVADLETLAGALVGLPDGVTLRFDPTLVRGMGYYTGTIFEIAHPASGSSVGGGGRYDGMIGRFLGQDVPAAGFSIGFERIVDLAVLPAAEDADAIALVHDRRTPVAVLARLKAELVASGRRVRLEPRPKNVAPLLESLKQQGFRTFAAVDADTADAASLQERPLDGGPRG; this is encoded by the coding sequence ATGCCCCAGCAGATCACGCCGCCCCGCGGCATGCGCGACTTCCTGCCCGCCGAGAAGGCCCGCCGCGAGCAGGCGCTCGCGATCATCCGCCGCACCTACCGCGCGCACGGCTTCGACGAGATCGAGACGCCCGTGGTCGAGGAGTCCGGCAGGCTGCACGCGGGCCTCGGCGGCGACAACGAGAAGCTCGGCTACTCCGTGCTGAAGCGCGGCCTGTCGGGCGACGACCTGCACGCGGCCGCCGACTCCGGGGACGTCCTCGCGCTCTCCGACCTCGGCCTCCGCTTCGACCTCACGGTGCCGCTAGCGCGCTTCTACGCCTCGCACCGCGCCGAGCTGCCGGGCGTCTTCCGCTCCATCCAGGCCGCCCCGGTCTGGCGTGCCGAGCGCCCGCAGAAGGGCCGGTACCGCCAGTTCATGCAGTGCGACATCGACGTCATCGGCGAGGCCGGCCAGCTGGCCGAGGTCGAGCTGATCTCCGCCACGGCCGCCACGCTCGCGGCCCTTGGCCTCACGGGCTGCACGATCCGCGTCAACGACCGCCGCCTCCTCGCCGGGATCCTCGACTTCTGCGGCTTCGCGCCCGACCGGCAGGCGCAGGCGCTCATCAGCATCGACAAGCTCGACAAGATCGGCGCCGCGGGCGTCGTGGCCGAGCTCGCGGAGGACGGGGCGGACGCCGCGGCGGTGCTCGGCGGGATCCTCGAGCGCATCGAGCCGGCGCTCGCCGACGGCGGCGTGCCGATGAACATCGAGGCGATCACCGGCATCCTCCCCGCGGGCGTCGACCCCGACGCGGTCGCCGACCTCGAGACCCTGGCTGGCGCCCTCGTCGGCCTGCCCGACGGCGTCACGCTGCGCTTCGACCCGACCCTCGTCCGCGGCATGGGCTACTACACCGGCACGATCTTCGAGATCGCGCACCCCGCGTCCGGCAGCTCGGTGGGCGGCGGCGGCCGCTACGACGGCATGATCGGCCGCTTCCTCGGCCAGGACGTGCCGGCCGCCGGCTTCTCCATCGGCTTCGAGCGGATCGTCGACCTGGCCGTCCTCCCGGCCGCGGAGGACGCCGACGCGATCGCGCTCGTGCACGACCGGCGCACCCCGGTCGCCGTGCTCGCGCGCCTCAAGGCCGAGCTCGTCGCGTCCGGTCGCCGGGTGCGGCTGGAGCCGCGCCCCAAGAACGTCGCGCCGCTGCTCGAGTCGCTCAAGCAGCAGGGCTTCCGCACGTTCGCGGCGGTCGACGCCGACACGGCCGACGCCGCGTCGCTGCAGGAGCGCCCGCTCGACGGCGGCCCGCGCGGCTGA
- the eno gene encoding phosphopyruvate hydratase: MAAIEAVNAREILDSRGNPTVEVEVLLEDGTFTRAAVPSGASTGAFEAYELRDGDAGRYLGKGVQKAVAAVVDEIGPAIQDLDAADQRIVDATMIELDGTENKSRLGANALLGVSLAVAKAAADSAELPLYRYLGGPNAHTLPVPMLNVINGGSHADTNVDIQEFMLLPVGASTFSEGLRWGVETYHALKSLLKGKGLSTGLGDEGGFAPNLDSNRAALDLLMEAIESAGFTPGKQIALGLDVASSEFYSDGAYTFEGQKVDAAHMTAYFADLVASYPLITIEDPLDEDDWAGYDHFTAELGSKVQIVGDDLFVTNPKRLADGITRGVANSILVKVNQIGTLTETLDAVSLAQRSGYTTVLSHRSGETEDTTIADLAVAVDAGQIKTGAPARSERVAKYNQLLRIEQDLGAAAVYAGRSAFPRFQA; encoded by the coding sequence GTGGCAGCCATCGAAGCAGTCAACGCACGCGAGATCCTCGACTCCCGGGGCAACCCGACCGTCGAGGTCGAGGTGCTCCTCGAGGACGGCACGTTCACGCGCGCCGCCGTCCCGTCCGGCGCGTCCACCGGTGCCTTCGAGGCGTACGAGCTGCGCGACGGCGACGCGGGCCGCTACCTGGGCAAGGGCGTCCAGAAGGCCGTCGCCGCCGTCGTCGACGAGATCGGCCCGGCCATCCAGGACCTCGACGCCGCGGACCAGCGCATCGTCGACGCGACGATGATCGAGCTGGACGGCACCGAGAACAAGTCCCGCCTCGGCGCCAACGCGCTCCTCGGCGTCTCCCTCGCCGTCGCGAAGGCCGCGGCCGACTCGGCCGAGCTGCCCCTGTACCGCTACCTCGGCGGCCCGAACGCCCACACGCTGCCCGTGCCGATGCTCAACGTCATCAACGGCGGCTCGCACGCCGACACCAACGTCGACATCCAGGAGTTCATGCTCCTCCCCGTCGGCGCCAGCACCTTCTCCGAGGGCCTGCGCTGGGGCGTCGAGACGTACCACGCGCTCAAGAGCCTCCTCAAGGGCAAGGGCCTGTCCACCGGCCTCGGCGACGAGGGCGGCTTCGCCCCGAACCTCGACAGCAACCGCGCCGCGCTCGACCTGCTCATGGAGGCCATCGAGTCCGCCGGCTTTACGCCCGGCAAGCAGATCGCGCTCGGCCTCGACGTCGCCTCGAGCGAGTTCTACTCCGACGGCGCGTACACGTTCGAGGGCCAGAAGGTGGACGCCGCGCACATGACGGCGTACTTCGCGGACCTCGTCGCGTCCTACCCCCTCATCACCATCGAGGACCCGCTGGATGAGGACGACTGGGCCGGCTACGACCACTTCACCGCCGAGCTCGGCTCGAAGGTGCAGATCGTCGGCGACGACCTCTTCGTCACGAACCCGAAGCGCCTCGCCGACGGCATCACGCGCGGCGTCGCCAACTCGATCCTCGTCAAGGTCAACCAGATCGGCACGCTCACCGAGACGCTCGACGCGGTCAGCCTCGCCCAGCGCAGCGGCTACACCACCGTGCTGTCGCACCGCTCGGGCGAGACCGAGGACACCACCATCGCGGATCTCGCGGTCGCGGTGGACGCGGGCCAGATCAAGACCGGCGCCCCCGCCCGCAGCGAGCGCGTCGCGAAGTACAACCAGCTCCTCCGCATCGAGCAGGACCTCGGCGCCGCCGCGGTCTACGCCGGCCGCAGCGCCTTCCCGCGCTTCCAGGCCTGA
- a CDS encoding septum formation initiator family protein: protein MARFPGLDTLRARRASRPRTERVPVALPEDAPAGNWLRSMRFSGFSAMVLVLLVLTVVVLAPGLRIYLEQRQQLSSLQSAVDAQKGTIAELQDQRARYDDPAFLKAQVRDRLFYVMPGETSYLVRGLPAASGDAATTADGAPISDDLQETRKDWVQALLGSALTSALSDTPPDQLQGSVQGGDQ from the coding sequence ATGGCCCGCTTCCCCGGCCTCGACACCCTCCGCGCCCGCCGCGCGTCGCGTCCGCGCACCGAGCGCGTCCCCGTGGCGCTGCCCGAGGACGCCCCCGCCGGCAACTGGCTCCGCAGCATGCGGTTCTCCGGCTTCTCCGCGATGGTCCTCGTGCTCCTCGTCCTCACGGTCGTGGTGCTCGCGCCGGGCCTCCGCATCTACCTCGAGCAGCGGCAGCAGCTGAGCAGCCTGCAGAGCGCGGTGGACGCCCAGAAGGGCACCATCGCCGAGCTCCAGGATCAGCGCGCCCGCTACGACGACCCCGCGTTCCTCAAGGCGCAGGTGCGCGACCGCCTCTTCTACGTCATGCCCGGCGAGACGAGCTACCTCGTCCGCGGGCTGCCGGCCGCGTCCGGCGACGCCGCGACCACGGCCGACGGCGCGCCCATCAGCGACGACCTGCAGGAGACGCGGAAGGACTGGGTCCAGGCCCTCCTCGGCTCCGCGCTCACCAGCGCCCTCAGCGACACCCCGCCCGACCAGCTCCAGGGATCCGTCCAGGGAGGCGACCAGTGA
- a CDS encoding DUF501 domain-containing protein: MTRPPFDPPSERDVRIVSEQLGRPARDVVGIAARCVCGNPTVVSTAPRLSDGTPFPTLYYLCHPAATAAISHLEAEHVMAELQDGLAEDEELRDAYAAAHASYLADRESILVVPELAGVSAGGMPVRVKCLHALAGHALAAGPGVNPIGDIALARASWSPDVCECAEPAAA, translated from the coding sequence GTGACCCGACCCCCCTTCGACCCGCCCTCCGAGCGTGACGTGCGCATCGTGTCCGAGCAGCTCGGCCGCCCCGCGCGCGACGTGGTCGGCATCGCCGCCCGCTGCGTCTGCGGCAACCCCACTGTTGTCAGCACGGCCCCGCGCCTCAGCGACGGCACGCCGTTCCCCACGCTCTACTACCTGTGCCACCCCGCGGCCACGGCCGCCATCTCGCACCTCGAGGCCGAGCACGTCATGGCCGAGCTGCAGGACGGCCTCGCCGAGGACGAGGAGCTGCGCGACGCGTACGCCGCGGCCCACGCGTCGTACCTCGCCGACCGCGAGTCGATCCTCGTGGTGCCGGAGCTCGCGGGCGTCTCCGCGGGCGGCATGCCCGTGCGCGTGAAGTGCCTGCACGCGCTGGCGGGCCACGCGCTCGCGGCCGGCCCCGGGGTCAACCCGATCGGCGACATCGCGCTCGCCCGGGCGTCCTGGTCGCCCGACGTGTGCGAGTGCGCCGAACCCGCCGCGGCATGA